The Coffea arabica cultivar ET-39 chromosome 3c, Coffea Arabica ET-39 HiFi, whole genome shotgun sequence genome contains a region encoding:
- the LOC140037615 gene encoding disease resistance protein RGA2-like isoform X2, producing the protein MAATEAEPYVGLVNVEGLLRKAESFTDGEFSGMAAKLGIEGHLDKLIRSLTTINHFIFDAETRINLSGVRSWLKEINLLFAPLDDLLDEFAYEARRPKVKLDKVGRFFSASNRNRKMSHRLKDVGSKYEGLARRASEINVANASGQHDHFRRRETDSFCARSEIMVGGADLLNLKEKILGAGNDPDLSFISIIGMAGIGKTTLAKVVYNDDDVMYHFDVKIWICVSKESNTFRILQHMLESLTHHPVDEMSIETVLLKLLERLKGKKYLLVLDDVWEQDYSMWDSFTKYLLKLGGSRGSKILVTTRLEQVADLFKPGSTYKVNFLPEEYCWKLFRQIVIEGSGRGMTQQQEEVGRTIVNSCGGLPLAVKAMASIARYRKIEDWDKLAINEAPGSEFVDDVLKLSYDNLPSISLKQCFLYCSIFPKGSLMEKDELIQLWTAQGLLNPPQGRNLSMEDLGAEYLGILVGTSILQDAELDEVDGKKFYKMHDLLHDLALSLSKYQCSIMEGEKVATDHFGVHLSVINCEVSVSEPSKNECKRLRTLRWVNSGVLGDLLAYATSLRVLIVDDWSLEELPASISKLKLLYYLDISKTKIQELPDTISTLYNLQILRLYDLIGLPKNFENLVNLRHLYIGPGHLYIEKPRDLDKLSALPSQAETVLNPSSLKACFKVHLHDNYPTENFKKLSDLPDLYSCLRIYRLENVSGYEKEKEEEKKAIKEELSRISKISTIESLRLHWNARRENCYDEGVLEDLPPHSDIKHLAIENYKGTAFPSWMQNTSEPPILHHLEKIELEDCSYCEQLPPLGHLPFLKVVKISGMVNVKSIGAEFYGLTDVDGQSSSSGSPLTARTVFPKLRELTLRELISLVEWSEPVTLSNHVCPLLEKFEVEQCPKLKRLPNVITSSHEHLRRLEVAWCDSLDCLPEGVVGLKSLEDLEARGLPSLSKLSIGHCRNLTSLTIGGISDVDNTQPLHLTEGSGELASLPEQLQYLSALKFFTISGYGGLESLPEWFSKLQFLQILKLEFCWKLMHLPEAEKMQQLKNLDELDICYCPLLEARCTKGSRPELHKISHIPRIMINFEEIKFRPLNKNKNTTNAQTQRNKEKDIEKSGNRERNEGEGEQQGRSAASSSSQLPDQSAGVGNEETLIKDSASPPKPSQQQEPTAIGSNSTDDVPSVESKDKGKGKAKLSAQTVVGGPPSRSRGIVINEGGFKEREGAGSDRTLYKDSASPPSPSLRQEKTGVASDSNDDVPVSANPSVESKGEDKSKSAGAGNERMLVQDSASLPNPPQLQEITAIGYDSNDDKPSIKSKDEVMAKLPTPTVVGAVSSDTYGIFNDENASKKVELSKVVVNEFSESSGAGNKRALVKGSKSPPSLPQKQEITAVGFNSDDDVPVLAKPYIESKDERTSRLPAVTTVNGVSSGTIGTEIEELASKEVELSKESVNEYFESSGAGNGSILVKASTSPTYPPPHQEITAFGSNSGHAVPVSTGPSVESKDEGKSKLPTLNVVGGVSSDTSCTAVEVKASKEVELSKELATEFSEIAGTGREKTLVKGNAPLISPPQQQVMDTMGSDSDDDARFLAKHFYQMKR; encoded by the exons ATGGCTGCAACTGAAGCTGAACCTTATGTTGGACTTGTTAATGTGGAGGGGCTCCTGCGAAAGGCAGAATCATTCACTGATGGAGAATTTAGTGGCATGGCAGCTAAACTGGGTATTGAAGGTCATCTCGACAAATTGATCCGTAGTTTGACAACGATAAACCACTTTATCTTCGACGCTGAGACGCGCATTAATCTTTCTGGAGTTAGGAGCTGGCTCAAAGAGATCAACTTGCTATTTGCCCCGTTGGATGATCTGCTCGATGAGTTTGCATATGAAGCCCGCCGGCCGAAGGTGAAGCTGGACAAAGTAGGCAGATTCTTTTCTGCCTCCAACCGAAACAGAAAGATGAGTCATAGGTTGAAAGATGTTGGCTCGAAATATGAAGGATTAGCTCGTCGCGCTTCGGAAATAAATGTGGCCAATGCAAGTGGACAACATGATCATTTCCGACGTCGGGAAACTGATTCTTTTTGTGCAAGGTCAGAAATTATGGTAGGAGGTGCTGATTTGCTAAACTTGAAAGAAAAGATACTGGGTGCTGGAAATGATCCAGATTTATCCTTCATTAGCATAATTGGCATGGCGGGCATCGGAAAAACTACCCTTGCTAAAGTAGTCTACAATGATGATGACGTGATGTATCATTTCGATGTGAAAATTTGGATCTGCGTGTCGAAAGAGAGTAATACTTTTAGGATTTTGCAACATATGTTAGAGAGTTTAACCCACCACCCCGTTGATGAAATGTCAATAGAAACAGTTTTACTGAAGCTACTAGAAAGGTTGAAAGGGAAAAAGTATCTGCTTGTTCTTGATGACGTTTGGGAACAGGATTACAGTATGTGGGATTCATTTACCAAGTATTTGCTAAAGCTTGGTGGTTCTAGAGGAAGCAAAATACTGGTAACCACTCGTCTAGAACAAGTTGCTGATTTATTTAAACCAGGTTCAACCTATAAGGTAAATTTTCTGCCAGAGGAATATTGCTGGAAATTGTTTCGGCAAATAGTAATTGAAGGAAGTGGGCGAGGAATGACCCAACAACAAGAGGAAGTGGGTAGAACGATAGTCAATAGTTGTGGAGGTCTTCCATTGGCTGTAAAAGCAATGGCAAGTATCGCACGCTACAGGAAAATTGAAGACTGGGATAAGTTAGCAATAAATGAAGCACCAGGTTCTGAATTTGTCGATGATGTCCTAAAGTTGTCCTATGATAATTTGCCTTCAATATCACTAAAACAATGCTTCCTTTATTGCTCTATTTTCCCAAAAGGCTCTCTCATGGAAAAGGATGAACTAATACAACTTTGGACGGCACAAGGATTGCTTAATCCACCGcaaggaaggaatttgagtATGGAAGATTTAGGAGCCGAGTATCTTGGTATTTTAGTGGGGACATCAATTTTGCAGGATGCTGAACTAGATGAGGTTGATGGGAAAAAATTCTACAAGATGCATGATCTTTTACATGACCTTGCTTTGTCCTTATCAAAATATCAATGCTCGATTATGGAGGGGGAAAAAGTTGCAACGGATCATTTTGGTGTACATCTATCTGTGATTAATTGCGAAGTATCCGTTTCAGAACCCTCGAAGAACGAGTGTAAAAGGCTTCGAACATTGCGGTGGGTGAACAGTGGAGTTCTTGGAGACTTGTTGGCATACGCTACTTCTCTTCGTGTCTTAATTGTGGATGATTGGTCGCTTGAGGAGTTACCAGCTTCAATAAGCAAATTAAAACTTCTATATTATCTGGACATCTCGAAGACCAAAATTCAAGAACTTCCAGATACAATTTCAACACTCTACAATTTGCAAATCTTGAGACTCTATGATCTTATAGGGCTGCCAAAGAATTTTGAGAATTTGGTTAATTTGAGACACCTTTATATTGGTCCGGGACACCTTTATATTGAGAAGCCCAGAGACTTGGACAAGTTGAGTGCCTTGCCTTCTCAAGCTGAAACAGTGCTCAATCCTTCATCTCTTAAAGCATGCTTTAAAGTTCATTTACACGACAATTATCCGACTGAGAACTTTAAAAAGTTGTCGGACCTTCCAGATTTGTATTCATGTCTCAGGATTTATCGCCTTGAGAATGTGAGTGGCTATGAGAaggagaaggaggaggagaagaaggCCATCAAAGAAGAGCTATCAAGGATATCAAAGATATCAACAATAGAAAGCCTAAGGCTTCACTGGAATGCAAGGAGGGAAAACTGCTACGATGAGGGTGTTTTGGAAGACCTTCCACCTCACTCGGACATAAAACATTTGGCAATTGAAAATTACAAAGGTACGGCATTTCCTTCCTGGATGCAGAATACAAGCGAGCCACCGATACTTCACCATCTAGAGAAGATTGAGTTGGAGGACTGCAGCTATTGTGAGCAACTTCCACCATTGGGGCACCTTCCCTTTCTCAAAGTTGTCAAAATAAGTGGGATGGTCAATGTCAAAAGTATTGGGGCCGAATTCTATGGTCTTACAGATGTCGATGGTCAAAGTAGCAGCAGTGGCAGTCCTTTGACTGCACGAACAGTGTTTCCAAAATTAAGAGAACTCACACTAAGGGAGCTGATAAGTCTAGTGGAGTGGTCTGAACCTGTAACTCTTTCAAATCATGTCTGTCCTCTTCTGGAGAAATTTGAAGTTGAGCAATGCCCCAAACTGAAACGCCTCCCAAACGTAATAACCAGCAGCCATGAGCATCTGCGCCGGCTAGAGGTTGCCTGGTGTGACAGTTTGGATTGCCTACCAGAGGGAGTTGTTGGACTTAAGTCACTCGAGGATTTAGAGGCACGTGGCCTACCATCTCTTTCAAAGCTGTCCATTGGACATTGTCGCAACCTCACAAGTTTGACAATAGGTGGCATCTCAGACGTCGACAACACTCAACCTCTGCATTTGACAGAAGGGTCAGGAGAACTTGCATCTCTGCCCGAGCAACTCCAATATCTCTCAGCTTTGAAATTTTTCACAATATCCGGTTATGGTGGACTGGAGAGTCTTCCAGAGTGGTTCTCTAAGTTACAATTCCTTCAAATTCTGAAGCTTGAGTTCTGTTGGAAGCTTATGCATTTGCCAGAAGCAGAAAAAATGCAACAACTCAAGAATTTGGATGAGCTTGATATCTGTTATTGCCCCCTTCTGGAGGCGAGGTGCACCAAAGGAAGCCGCCCAGAATTGCACAAGATCTCCCACATTCCCAGAATTATGATAAATTTTGAAGAAATCAAATTTCGCCCactaaataagaataaaaat ACAACCAACGCACAAACTCAGAGAAATAAAGAGAAAGATATTGAGAAATCTGGGAACCGAGAAAGGAATGAGGGAGAAGGGGAGCAACAAGGGAGAAGCGCAGCATCCTCTTCCTCGCAACTGCCGGATCAA AGCGCTGGAGTTGGCAATGAGGAAACGTTGATCAAAG ATAGCGCTTCTCCGCCTAAGCCATCTCAACAGCAGGAACCGACTGCTATTGGATCCAATTCTACTGATGATGTTCCTTCTGTTGAATCAAAAGAtaaaggcaaaggcaaagcgaAGCTATCCGCTCAAACTGTGGTTGGTGGTCCTCCTTCCCGCAGCCGTGGCATTGTGATTAATGAAGGAGGTTTCAAAGAG AGAGAAGGAGCTGGCAGTGACAGAACGCTTTACAAAG ATAGCGCATCTCCGCCTAGCCCATCTCTGCGGCAAGAAAAAACTGGTGTTGCATCTGATTCTAATGATGATGTTCCAGTATCAGCCAACCCTTCTGTTGAATCAAAAGGCGAGGATAAATCCAAG AGCGCAGGAGCTGGCAACGAGAGAATGTTGGTCCAAG ATAGCGCATCTCTGCCTAACCCACCTCAGCTGCAAGAAATAACTGCAATTGGATATGATTCTAACGATGATAAGCCTTCTATTAAATCGAAAGATGAGGTTATGGCCAAGCTGCCCACTCCAACTGTTGTAGGTGCTGTTTCTTCCGACACCTATGGTATTTTCAATGATGAAAATGCTTCGAAAAAGGTTGAATTATCAAAAGTAGTCGTCAATGAATTTTCTGAG AGTTCGGGAGCAGGCAACAAGAGAGCGTTGGTCaaag GTAGCAAATCTCCACCTAGCCTACCTCAGAAACAAGAAATAACTGCTGTTGGGTTTAATTCCGATGATGATGTTCCAGTATTGGCCAAGCCTTATATTGAATCAAAAGACGAGCGTACATCAAGGCTACCCGCTGTCACTACAGTTAATGGTGTTTCTTCCGGTACCATTGGCACTGAGATTGAAGAATTAGCTTCCAAAGAGGTTGAACTCTCGAAAGAATCAGTCAATGAATATTTTGAG AGTTCAGGAGCTGGCAATGGGAGCATACTGGTTAaag CTAGCACTTCTCCAACTTACCCACCTCCGCATCAAGAAATAACTGCTTTTGGATCTAATTCTGGTCATGCTGTTCCAGTATCGACTGGGCCTTCTGTTGAATCAAAGGATGAGGGTAAATCCAAACTACCCACTTTGAATGTGGTTGGTGGTGTTTCTTCCGATACCAGTTGCACTGCAGTAGAAGTAAAAGCTTCCAAAGAGGTTGAACTCTCGAAAGAATTAGCCACTGAATTTTCTGAG ATTGCAGGAACTGGCAGAGAGAAAACGTTGGTCAAAG GCAACGCTCCTCTCATTAGCCCACCTCAGCAGCAAGTGATGGATACTATGGGATCTGATTCTGACGACGATGCTCGGTTTTTGGCCAAGCATTTCTACCAAATGAAACGCTAA
- the LOC140037615 gene encoding disease resistance protein RGA2-like isoform X1 has protein sequence MAATEAEPYVGLVNVEGLLRKAESFTDGEFSGMAAKLGIEGHLDKLIRSLTTINHFIFDAETRINLSGVRSWLKEINLLFAPLDDLLDEFAYEARRPKVKLDKVGRFFSASNRNRKMSHRLKDVGSKYEGLARRASEINVANASGQHDHFRRRETDSFCARSEIMVGGADLLNLKEKILGAGNDPDLSFISIIGMAGIGKTTLAKVVYNDDDVMYHFDVKIWICVSKESNTFRILQHMLESLTHHPVDEMSIETVLLKLLERLKGKKYLLVLDDVWEQDYSMWDSFTKYLLKLGGSRGSKILVTTRLEQVADLFKPGSTYKVNFLPEEYCWKLFRQIVIEGSGRGMTQQQEEVGRTIVNSCGGLPLAVKAMASIARYRKIEDWDKLAINEAPGSEFVDDVLKLSYDNLPSISLKQCFLYCSIFPKGSLMEKDELIQLWTAQGLLNPPQGRNLSMEDLGAEYLGILVGTSILQDAELDEVDGKKFYKMHDLLHDLALSLSKYQCSIMEGEKVATDHFGVHLSVINCEVSVSEPSKNECKRLRTLRWVNSGVLGDLLAYATSLRVLIVDDWSLEELPASISKLKLLYYLDISKTKIQELPDTISTLYNLQILRLYDLIGLPKNFENLVNLRHLYIGPGHLYIEKPRDLDKLSALPSQAETVLNPSSLKACFKVHLHDNYPTENFKKLSDLPDLYSCLRIYRLENVSGYEKEKEEEKKAIKEELSRISKISTIESLRLHWNARRENCYDEGVLEDLPPHSDIKHLAIENYKGTAFPSWMQNTSEPPILHHLEKIELEDCSYCEQLPPLGHLPFLKVVKISGMVNVKSIGAEFYGLTDVDGQSSSSGSPLTARTVFPKLRELTLRELISLVEWSEPVTLSNHVCPLLEKFEVEQCPKLKRLPNVITSSHEHLRRLEVAWCDSLDCLPEGVVGLKSLEDLEARGLPSLSKLSIGHCRNLTSLTIGGISDVDNTQPLHLTEGSGELASLPEQLQYLSALKFFTISGYGGLESLPEWFSKLQFLQILKLEFCWKLMHLPEAEKMQQLKNLDELDICYCPLLEARCTKGSRPELHKISHIPRIMINFEEIKFRPLNKNKNTTNAQTQRNKEKDIEKSGNRERNEGEGEQQGRSAASSSSQLPDQSAGVGNEETLIKDSASPPKPSQQQEPTAIGSNSTDDVPSVESKDKGKGKAKLSAQTVVGGPPSRSRGIVINEGGFKEREGAGSDRTLYKADSASPPSPSLRQEKTGVASDSNDDVPVSANPSVESKGEDKSKSAGAGNERMLVQDSASLPNPPQLQEITAIGYDSNDDKPSIKSKDEVMAKLPTPTVVGAVSSDTYGIFNDENASKKVELSKVVVNEFSESSGAGNKRALVKGSKSPPSLPQKQEITAVGFNSDDDVPVLAKPYIESKDERTSRLPAVTTVNGVSSGTIGTEIEELASKEVELSKESVNEYFESSGAGNGSILVKASTSPTYPPPHQEITAFGSNSGHAVPVSTGPSVESKDEGKSKLPTLNVVGGVSSDTSCTAVEVKASKEVELSKELATEFSEIAGTGREKTLVKGNAPLISPPQQQVMDTMGSDSDDDARFLAKHFYQMKR, from the exons ATGGCTGCAACTGAAGCTGAACCTTATGTTGGACTTGTTAATGTGGAGGGGCTCCTGCGAAAGGCAGAATCATTCACTGATGGAGAATTTAGTGGCATGGCAGCTAAACTGGGTATTGAAGGTCATCTCGACAAATTGATCCGTAGTTTGACAACGATAAACCACTTTATCTTCGACGCTGAGACGCGCATTAATCTTTCTGGAGTTAGGAGCTGGCTCAAAGAGATCAACTTGCTATTTGCCCCGTTGGATGATCTGCTCGATGAGTTTGCATATGAAGCCCGCCGGCCGAAGGTGAAGCTGGACAAAGTAGGCAGATTCTTTTCTGCCTCCAACCGAAACAGAAAGATGAGTCATAGGTTGAAAGATGTTGGCTCGAAATATGAAGGATTAGCTCGTCGCGCTTCGGAAATAAATGTGGCCAATGCAAGTGGACAACATGATCATTTCCGACGTCGGGAAACTGATTCTTTTTGTGCAAGGTCAGAAATTATGGTAGGAGGTGCTGATTTGCTAAACTTGAAAGAAAAGATACTGGGTGCTGGAAATGATCCAGATTTATCCTTCATTAGCATAATTGGCATGGCGGGCATCGGAAAAACTACCCTTGCTAAAGTAGTCTACAATGATGATGACGTGATGTATCATTTCGATGTGAAAATTTGGATCTGCGTGTCGAAAGAGAGTAATACTTTTAGGATTTTGCAACATATGTTAGAGAGTTTAACCCACCACCCCGTTGATGAAATGTCAATAGAAACAGTTTTACTGAAGCTACTAGAAAGGTTGAAAGGGAAAAAGTATCTGCTTGTTCTTGATGACGTTTGGGAACAGGATTACAGTATGTGGGATTCATTTACCAAGTATTTGCTAAAGCTTGGTGGTTCTAGAGGAAGCAAAATACTGGTAACCACTCGTCTAGAACAAGTTGCTGATTTATTTAAACCAGGTTCAACCTATAAGGTAAATTTTCTGCCAGAGGAATATTGCTGGAAATTGTTTCGGCAAATAGTAATTGAAGGAAGTGGGCGAGGAATGACCCAACAACAAGAGGAAGTGGGTAGAACGATAGTCAATAGTTGTGGAGGTCTTCCATTGGCTGTAAAAGCAATGGCAAGTATCGCACGCTACAGGAAAATTGAAGACTGGGATAAGTTAGCAATAAATGAAGCACCAGGTTCTGAATTTGTCGATGATGTCCTAAAGTTGTCCTATGATAATTTGCCTTCAATATCACTAAAACAATGCTTCCTTTATTGCTCTATTTTCCCAAAAGGCTCTCTCATGGAAAAGGATGAACTAATACAACTTTGGACGGCACAAGGATTGCTTAATCCACCGcaaggaaggaatttgagtATGGAAGATTTAGGAGCCGAGTATCTTGGTATTTTAGTGGGGACATCAATTTTGCAGGATGCTGAACTAGATGAGGTTGATGGGAAAAAATTCTACAAGATGCATGATCTTTTACATGACCTTGCTTTGTCCTTATCAAAATATCAATGCTCGATTATGGAGGGGGAAAAAGTTGCAACGGATCATTTTGGTGTACATCTATCTGTGATTAATTGCGAAGTATCCGTTTCAGAACCCTCGAAGAACGAGTGTAAAAGGCTTCGAACATTGCGGTGGGTGAACAGTGGAGTTCTTGGAGACTTGTTGGCATACGCTACTTCTCTTCGTGTCTTAATTGTGGATGATTGGTCGCTTGAGGAGTTACCAGCTTCAATAAGCAAATTAAAACTTCTATATTATCTGGACATCTCGAAGACCAAAATTCAAGAACTTCCAGATACAATTTCAACACTCTACAATTTGCAAATCTTGAGACTCTATGATCTTATAGGGCTGCCAAAGAATTTTGAGAATTTGGTTAATTTGAGACACCTTTATATTGGTCCGGGACACCTTTATATTGAGAAGCCCAGAGACTTGGACAAGTTGAGTGCCTTGCCTTCTCAAGCTGAAACAGTGCTCAATCCTTCATCTCTTAAAGCATGCTTTAAAGTTCATTTACACGACAATTATCCGACTGAGAACTTTAAAAAGTTGTCGGACCTTCCAGATTTGTATTCATGTCTCAGGATTTATCGCCTTGAGAATGTGAGTGGCTATGAGAaggagaaggaggaggagaagaaggCCATCAAAGAAGAGCTATCAAGGATATCAAAGATATCAACAATAGAAAGCCTAAGGCTTCACTGGAATGCAAGGAGGGAAAACTGCTACGATGAGGGTGTTTTGGAAGACCTTCCACCTCACTCGGACATAAAACATTTGGCAATTGAAAATTACAAAGGTACGGCATTTCCTTCCTGGATGCAGAATACAAGCGAGCCACCGATACTTCACCATCTAGAGAAGATTGAGTTGGAGGACTGCAGCTATTGTGAGCAACTTCCACCATTGGGGCACCTTCCCTTTCTCAAAGTTGTCAAAATAAGTGGGATGGTCAATGTCAAAAGTATTGGGGCCGAATTCTATGGTCTTACAGATGTCGATGGTCAAAGTAGCAGCAGTGGCAGTCCTTTGACTGCACGAACAGTGTTTCCAAAATTAAGAGAACTCACACTAAGGGAGCTGATAAGTCTAGTGGAGTGGTCTGAACCTGTAACTCTTTCAAATCATGTCTGTCCTCTTCTGGAGAAATTTGAAGTTGAGCAATGCCCCAAACTGAAACGCCTCCCAAACGTAATAACCAGCAGCCATGAGCATCTGCGCCGGCTAGAGGTTGCCTGGTGTGACAGTTTGGATTGCCTACCAGAGGGAGTTGTTGGACTTAAGTCACTCGAGGATTTAGAGGCACGTGGCCTACCATCTCTTTCAAAGCTGTCCATTGGACATTGTCGCAACCTCACAAGTTTGACAATAGGTGGCATCTCAGACGTCGACAACACTCAACCTCTGCATTTGACAGAAGGGTCAGGAGAACTTGCATCTCTGCCCGAGCAACTCCAATATCTCTCAGCTTTGAAATTTTTCACAATATCCGGTTATGGTGGACTGGAGAGTCTTCCAGAGTGGTTCTCTAAGTTACAATTCCTTCAAATTCTGAAGCTTGAGTTCTGTTGGAAGCTTATGCATTTGCCAGAAGCAGAAAAAATGCAACAACTCAAGAATTTGGATGAGCTTGATATCTGTTATTGCCCCCTTCTGGAGGCGAGGTGCACCAAAGGAAGCCGCCCAGAATTGCACAAGATCTCCCACATTCCCAGAATTATGATAAATTTTGAAGAAATCAAATTTCGCCCactaaataagaataaaaat ACAACCAACGCACAAACTCAGAGAAATAAAGAGAAAGATATTGAGAAATCTGGGAACCGAGAAAGGAATGAGGGAGAAGGGGAGCAACAAGGGAGAAGCGCAGCATCCTCTTCCTCGCAACTGCCGGATCAA AGCGCTGGAGTTGGCAATGAGGAAACGTTGATCAAAG ATAGCGCTTCTCCGCCTAAGCCATCTCAACAGCAGGAACCGACTGCTATTGGATCCAATTCTACTGATGATGTTCCTTCTGTTGAATCAAAAGAtaaaggcaaaggcaaagcgaAGCTATCCGCTCAAACTGTGGTTGGTGGTCCTCCTTCCCGCAGCCGTGGCATTGTGATTAATGAAGGAGGTTTCAAAGAG AGAGAAGGAGCTGGCAGTGACAGAACGCTTTACAAAG CAGATAGCGCATCTCCGCCTAGCCCATCTCTGCGGCAAGAAAAAACTGGTGTTGCATCTGATTCTAATGATGATGTTCCAGTATCAGCCAACCCTTCTGTTGAATCAAAAGGCGAGGATAAATCCAAG AGCGCAGGAGCTGGCAACGAGAGAATGTTGGTCCAAG ATAGCGCATCTCTGCCTAACCCACCTCAGCTGCAAGAAATAACTGCAATTGGATATGATTCTAACGATGATAAGCCTTCTATTAAATCGAAAGATGAGGTTATGGCCAAGCTGCCCACTCCAACTGTTGTAGGTGCTGTTTCTTCCGACACCTATGGTATTTTCAATGATGAAAATGCTTCGAAAAAGGTTGAATTATCAAAAGTAGTCGTCAATGAATTTTCTGAG AGTTCGGGAGCAGGCAACAAGAGAGCGTTGGTCaaag GTAGCAAATCTCCACCTAGCCTACCTCAGAAACAAGAAATAACTGCTGTTGGGTTTAATTCCGATGATGATGTTCCAGTATTGGCCAAGCCTTATATTGAATCAAAAGACGAGCGTACATCAAGGCTACCCGCTGTCACTACAGTTAATGGTGTTTCTTCCGGTACCATTGGCACTGAGATTGAAGAATTAGCTTCCAAAGAGGTTGAACTCTCGAAAGAATCAGTCAATGAATATTTTGAG AGTTCAGGAGCTGGCAATGGGAGCATACTGGTTAaag CTAGCACTTCTCCAACTTACCCACCTCCGCATCAAGAAATAACTGCTTTTGGATCTAATTCTGGTCATGCTGTTCCAGTATCGACTGGGCCTTCTGTTGAATCAAAGGATGAGGGTAAATCCAAACTACCCACTTTGAATGTGGTTGGTGGTGTTTCTTCCGATACCAGTTGCACTGCAGTAGAAGTAAAAGCTTCCAAAGAGGTTGAACTCTCGAAAGAATTAGCCACTGAATTTTCTGAG ATTGCAGGAACTGGCAGAGAGAAAACGTTGGTCAAAG GCAACGCTCCTCTCATTAGCCCACCTCAGCAGCAAGTGATGGATACTATGGGATCTGATTCTGACGACGATGCTCGGTTTTTGGCCAAGCATTTCTACCAAATGAAACGCTAA